From one Physeter macrocephalus isolate SW-GA unplaced genomic scaffold, ASM283717v5 random_523, whole genome shotgun sequence genomic stretch:
- the RHBDD2 gene encoding rhomboid domain-containing protein 2 isoform X1 — protein MGDSRKEAEGAENLPEPPRGARTLAAMAVSEPGYRSWSLWPEVPSATFFTALLSLLVSGPRLFLLQPPLAPSGLSLRSEALRNWQVYRLVTYIFVYENPVSLLCGAIIIWRFAGNFERTVGTVRHCFFTVIFAIICAIIFLSFEAVSSLSKLGEVEDARGFTPVAFAMLGVNSVRSRMRRALVFGMVVPSMLVPWLLLCASWLIPQTSFLSNVCGLGIGLTYGFTYCYSIDLPERVALKLDQKFPFSLMRKISMFKYISGSSAERRAAQSRKLNPVPGSYPTQSGHPHLAPNHPVAQMQHTSGQKLAPWPSWVPGHTASLPPYQPTSGLCYVQNHFGTVPSSSGVYPASAGASLGVQPPAPLNCPGTVHSGALASSAATGPKECSRVLIP, from the exons ATGGGAGACAGCCGCAAGGAGGCGGAAGGAGCCGAGAACCTGCCAGAGCCGCCTAGGGGAGCGCGAACCTTGGCGGCCATGGCGGTCTCGGAGCCAGGGTACCGGAGCTGGTCCTTGTGGCCCGAGGTGCCATCCGCCACCTTCTTCACCGCGCTGCTCTCGCTGCTGGTGTCTGGGCCTCGCCTGTTCCTGTTGCAGCCGCCCTTGGCGCCCTCGGGCCTCTCGCTGCGGTCCGAGGCCCTGCGCAACTGGCAAG TTTACAGGCTGGTGACTTACATCTTTGTCTATGAGAATCCAGTCTCCCTGCTCTGCGGCGCCATCATCATTTGGCGCTTTGCTGGCAATTTTGAGAGAACCGTGGGCACCGTCCGCCACTGCTTCTTCACCGTGATCTTCGCCATCATCTGCGCCATCATCTTCCTGTCTTTTGAAGCTGTGTCATCGCTGTCAAAGCTGGGGGAGGTAGAGGATGCCAGAGGTTTCACCCCAGTGGCTTTTGCCATGCTGGGAGTCAATTCCGTCCGCTCTCGGATGAGGAGGGCCCTGGTGTTTGGCATGGTTGTGCCCTCAATGCTGGTGCCATGGCTCCTGCTCTGTGCCTCCTGGCTCATTCCCCAGACCTCTTTCCTCAGTAACGTCTGTGGACTTGGAATTGGGCTAACAT ATGGCTTCACCTACTGCTACTCCATCGACCTCCCAGAGCGAGTTGCACTGAAGCTCGACCAGAAGTTCCCCTTCAGCCTGATGAGGAAGATCTCGATGTTCAAGTACATCTCCGGCTCCTCAGCGGAAAGAAGGGCAGCCCAAAGCCGGAA GCTGAACCCTGTGCCTGGCTCCTACCCCACACAGAGCGGCCACCCTCACCTGGCCCCGAACCACCCTGTGGCCCAGATGCAGCACACCAGTGGCCAGAAACTGGCCCCCTGGCCGTCCTGGGTCCCTGGGCACACGGCCAGCCTGCCTCCGTACCAGCCCACGTCTGGCCTGTGCTACGTGCAGAACCATTTTGGCACAGTCCCCAGCTCCTCTGGTGTCTACCCGGCTTCTGCGGGTGCCTCCCTGGGGGTCCAGCCCCCGGCCCCCCTCAACTGCCCCGGCACAGTGCATTCCGGGGCCCTGGCCAGTTCAGCGGCTACCGGCCCCAAGGAGTGCTCAAGGGTCCTGATCCCCTGA
- the RHBDD2 gene encoding rhomboid domain-containing protein 2 isoform X2, producing the protein MGDSRKEAEGAENLPEPPRGARTLAAMAVSEPGYRSWSLWPEVPSATFFTALLSLLVSGPRLFLLQPPLAPSGLSLRSEALRNWQVYRLVTYIFVYENPVSLLCGAIIIWRFAGNFERTVGTVRHCFFTVIFAIICAIIFLSFEAVSSLSKLGEVEDARGFTPVAFAMLGVNSVRSRMRRALVFGMVVPSMLVPWLLLCASWLIPQTSFLSNVCGLGIGLTYGFTYCYSIDLPERVALKLDQKFPFSLMRKISMFKYISGSSAERRAAQSRKPHGLQDDLNSLTRDRTQVPTVKVPSPNHWTAREFPTLTIS; encoded by the exons ATGGGAGACAGCCGCAAGGAGGCGGAAGGAGCCGAGAACCTGCCAGAGCCGCCTAGGGGAGCGCGAACCTTGGCGGCCATGGCGGTCTCGGAGCCAGGGTACCGGAGCTGGTCCTTGTGGCCCGAGGTGCCATCCGCCACCTTCTTCACCGCGCTGCTCTCGCTGCTGGTGTCTGGGCCTCGCCTGTTCCTGTTGCAGCCGCCCTTGGCGCCCTCGGGCCTCTCGCTGCGGTCCGAGGCCCTGCGCAACTGGCAAG TTTACAGGCTGGTGACTTACATCTTTGTCTATGAGAATCCAGTCTCCCTGCTCTGCGGCGCCATCATCATTTGGCGCTTTGCTGGCAATTTTGAGAGAACCGTGGGCACCGTCCGCCACTGCTTCTTCACCGTGATCTTCGCCATCATCTGCGCCATCATCTTCCTGTCTTTTGAAGCTGTGTCATCGCTGTCAAAGCTGGGGGAGGTAGAGGATGCCAGAGGTTTCACCCCAGTGGCTTTTGCCATGCTGGGAGTCAATTCCGTCCGCTCTCGGATGAGGAGGGCCCTGGTGTTTGGCATGGTTGTGCCCTCAATGCTGGTGCCATGGCTCCTGCTCTGTGCCTCCTGGCTCATTCCCCAGACCTCTTTCCTCAGTAACGTCTGTGGACTTGGAATTGGGCTAACAT ATGGCTTCACCTACTGCTACTCCATCGACCTCCCAGAGCGAGTTGCACTGAAGCTCGACCAGAAGTTCCCCTTCAGCCTGATGAGGAAGATCTCGATGTTCAAGTACATCTCCGGCTCCTCAGCGGAAAGAAGGGCAGCCCAAAGCCGGAA gccgcacggcttgcaggatgatcttaattccctgaccagggatcgaacccaggtccccacagtgaaagtgccgagtcctaaccactggaccgccagggaattccccactcTGACCATTTCTTAA
- the RHBDD2 gene encoding rhomboid domain-containing protein 2 isoform X3, translated as MAVSEPGYRSWSLWPEVPSATFFTALLSLLVSGPRLFLLQPPLAPSGLSLRSEALRNWQDGFTYCYSIDLPERVALKLDQKFPFSLMRKISMFKYISGSSAERRAAQSRKLNPVPGSYPTQSGHPHLAPNHPVAQMQHTSGQKLAPWPSWVPGHTASLPPYQPTSGLCYVQNHFGTVPSSSGVYPASAGASLGVQPPAPLNCPGTVHSGALASSAATGPKECSRVLIP; from the exons ATGGCGGTCTCGGAGCCAGGGTACCGGAGCTGGTCCTTGTGGCCCGAGGTGCCATCCGCCACCTTCTTCACCGCGCTGCTCTCGCTGCTGGTGTCTGGGCCTCGCCTGTTCCTGTTGCAGCCGCCCTTGGCGCCCTCGGGCCTCTCGCTGCGGTCCGAGGCCCTGCGCAACTGGCAAG ATGGCTTCACCTACTGCTACTCCATCGACCTCCCAGAGCGAGTTGCACTGAAGCTCGACCAGAAGTTCCCCTTCAGCCTGATGAGGAAGATCTCGATGTTCAAGTACATCTCCGGCTCCTCAGCGGAAAGAAGGGCAGCCCAAAGCCGGAA GCTGAACCCTGTGCCTGGCTCCTACCCCACACAGAGCGGCCACCCTCACCTGGCCCCGAACCACCCTGTGGCCCAGATGCAGCACACCAGTGGCCAGAAACTGGCCCCCTGGCCGTCCTGGGTCCCTGGGCACACGGCCAGCCTGCCTCCGTACCAGCCCACGTCTGGCCTGTGCTACGTGCAGAACCATTTTGGCACAGTCCCCAGCTCCTCTGGTGTCTACCCGGCTTCTGCGGGTGCCTCCCTGGGGGTCCAGCCCCCGGCCCCCCTCAACTGCCCCGGCACAGTGCATTCCGGGGCCCTGGCCAGTTCAGCGGCTACCGGCCCCAAGGAGTGCTCAAGGGTCCTGATCCCCTGA